The Chitinophaga parva genome has a window encoding:
- a CDS encoding RNA polymerase sigma-70 factor, with product MERNQLPDEAKLVARLREGDDAAFRAIYDFYWHDQYRLALYKLGSRETAEELTQEVFTSLWQRRHQLDPTQPIAYYLFGAMKNQVLNAWRKNNSREKYLHALSQQPDNLVTDNTLETVISADLYRALLQQVDALPDKCREVFVLSRIKGYTVQQIADELHISPKTVNNHLVKALRLMRLHLKDYMPLLVWLMWERK from the coding sequence ATGGAAAGAAATCAGCTGCCTGATGAAGCAAAACTTGTAGCCCGCCTCCGGGAGGGCGATGACGCTGCTTTCCGGGCCATCTATGATTTTTACTGGCACGACCAGTACCGCCTGGCCCTGTATAAACTGGGCAGCCGCGAAACAGCGGAAGAACTTACCCAGGAAGTATTTACCAGCCTTTGGCAGCGCCGCCACCAGCTGGACCCCACGCAACCCATTGCCTATTACTTATTTGGCGCCATGAAGAACCAGGTGCTCAATGCCTGGCGTAAAAACAACTCCCGCGAAAAATACCTCCACGCACTCAGCCAGCAACCGGATAACCTGGTCACAGACAACACCCTGGAAACGGTGATCTCCGCCGATCTTTACCGCGCCCTCCTGCAGCAGGTAGACGCCCTGCCGGACAAATGCCGCGAAGTGTTTGTGCTCAGTCGCATCAAAGGCTACACCGTGCAGCAGATTGCCGATGAACTGCACATTTCCCCCAAAACGGTGAACAACCACCTGGTAAAGGCGCTCCGCCTCATGCGCCTGCACTTAAAAGACTACATGCCCCTGCTGGTATGGCTCATGTGGGAGCGCAAATGA
- a CDS encoding S41 family peptidase produces the protein MKKIMLALCCMLCTLHARPQSTPMALSAQTRAAVVTQLQQSLIDGYVHLDTARRMSDYIGGRLQQGAYDAITSPLEFAQVLTTDLRHVYHDGHLSVSYDPRDNNPGTPQQHAPPPAHRGPNPEAREDNYGIKKTEILNGNIGYLRADRFWEPTQEAMATVTAAFKTLANSDAMIIDLRYNGGGFPPMVAFFCSFLLPPGTHINDMYTRKTGRTDSFYTMLADSSRAWENKPVVLLTSRRTFSGAEEMSYDLQTQHRVTIIGENTGGGAHPVRGISLGNGFSGNIPFGRPINPITHTDWEGTGIHPDIACAAKDALETAQLHIYETALAKTTDDNKRRKLTWARDFLNASLHPIPVPASTLQKYTGTYGERTVTLEHDTLFITALGGQLQQLIPLSDSTFKMADYDKVVLTFSPDASQITSEYDDGFVTAVKRR, from the coding sequence ATGAAAAAGATAATGCTGGCACTTTGCTGCATGCTCTGCACGCTGCATGCCCGGCCCCAATCCACGCCCATGGCCCTCTCCGCCCAAACCCGTGCCGCCGTGGTCACCCAGTTGCAACAATCGCTGATCGATGGCTATGTACACCTGGACACGGCCCGGCGCATGAGCGATTATATAGGGGGGCGCCTGCAACAGGGTGCTTATGATGCCATTACCTCTCCCCTGGAATTTGCCCAGGTGCTTACCACAGACCTGCGCCATGTATACCACGACGGGCACCTTTCGGTGAGTTACGATCCGCGGGATAACAACCCCGGTACGCCCCAGCAACACGCACCGCCTCCCGCCCACCGTGGCCCCAACCCCGAAGCCAGGGAAGATAATTACGGTATTAAGAAAACAGAGATCCTGAATGGCAACATCGGTTATCTGCGGGCAGACCGCTTCTGGGAGCCCACGCAGGAAGCCATGGCCACGGTGACTGCAGCTTTTAAGACCCTGGCAAACAGTGATGCCATGATCATTGACCTGCGTTATAATGGCGGTGGCTTTCCGCCAATGGTAGCCTTCTTCTGCAGCTTTTTATTGCCGCCGGGTACGCACATCAATGATATGTATACCCGCAAGACCGGGCGTACGGATAGTTTTTATACAATGCTGGCAGACAGCAGCCGTGCCTGGGAAAACAAGCCGGTGGTGCTGCTCACCAGCCGCCGCACGTTTTCCGGTGCGGAGGAAATGAGCTATGACCTGCAAACCCAGCACCGGGTAACGATTATAGGCGAAAACACCGGTGGCGGCGCCCACCCGGTGCGGGGCATTTCACTGGGCAATGGCTTCTCCGGCAACATACCGTTTGGACGGCCCATCAACCCTATTACGCATACAGACTGGGAAGGCACCGGCATCCATCCGGACATTGCCTGCGCAGCAAAGGATGCCCTGGAAACGGCGCAACTGCATATTTATGAAACGGCTTTGGCAAAGACCACCGATGACAACAAACGCCGCAAACTGACCTGGGCCAGGGACTTTCTCAATGCCAGCCTGCACCCCATACCGGTACCGGCCAGCACCCTGCAAAAATACACGGGCACATACGGAGAACGCACGGTAACACTGGAGCATGACACCCTGTTCATTACCGCCCTGGGCGGGCAGTTGCAGCAACTCATCCCCTTATCTGACAGTACTTTTAAAATGGCAGACTACGACAAAGTGGTCCTCACTTTTTCCCCGGATGCCAGTCAAATTACGTCCGAATACGACGACGGATTTGTGACAGCTGTAAAAAGAAGGTAA
- a CDS encoding Crp/Fnr family transcriptional regulator, protein MKKLKQGCDLSTCFLCKRCLPEWLPAVEANREHLAFKKGAVLFQEGDPVHGIYFVYSGTVKVHKQWGEEKELIVRFATAGDIMGHRGIGSEQYYPITATALDAVTVCFLPLEFLKTSLKVNHQLLYDLMLFYAAELQTSEKQMRNLAHMPVKGRVANALLQLQEKFGVTPEGYIGLSLSRQDLAAYAGTTYETVFRLLTELSGEGIIQHAGRDIRIVDAARLAAFTTA, encoded by the coding sequence ATGAAGAAATTGAAGCAGGGATGTGATCTGAGCACATGTTTTTTATGCAAACGCTGCCTGCCGGAATGGCTGCCGGCGGTGGAGGCTAACCGGGAGCATCTTGCCTTTAAAAAAGGCGCCGTACTTTTCCAGGAAGGAGACCCGGTGCATGGCATTTATTTCGTGTACAGCGGCACGGTGAAAGTGCACAAGCAATGGGGCGAGGAAAAAGAGCTGATCGTGCGCTTTGCCACTGCGGGTGATATCATGGGCCACCGGGGCATTGGCAGTGAGCAGTATTATCCCATCACGGCCACTGCATTGGACGCAGTAACCGTATGCTTCCTGCCACTGGAGTTCCTGAAAACTTCCCTGAAGGTGAACCACCAACTGCTCTACGACCTGATGCTGTTCTACGCCGCGGAGCTGCAAACATCTGAAAAACAAATGCGCAACCTGGCCCACATGCCTGTGAAGGGCCGCGTGGCCAACGCGTTGCTGCAGCTCCAGGAAAAATTCGGCGTCACACCGGAGGGCTACATCGGCCTTTCCCTGAGCCGCCAGGACCTGGCAGCGTATGCAGGCACCACTTATGAAACGGTATTCCGCCTGCTCACAGAACTATCCGGCGAAGGCATCATCCAACATGCGGGAAGGGATATCAGGATCGTAGATGCCGCAAGACTGGCAGCATTTACTACGGCGTAG
- a CDS encoding TonB-dependent receptor — translation MRISCYVAALSMLATNLMASEPSKGQSIRDIRLSVSMQHQPLRNVLTRIATQSEVKIYFNDQLVDKHDDVSVTARNEPLMDVLDHVLQPQGMMAQVFENNRIIVSAVPQPVSGSVKDAHKAALPGVGIHIKGSAQGTITDANGNFTLNISEEGATLVISYIGFVSQEIKVMPGQHLQIVLKESRTQLNEVQVQARKRTNTDAAVLLERKASAVVQDAISAASIEKTASITTTQALQRVSGVTITDDKYVAIRGLGDRSVIGQLNGVRLASSDPDRSAIPLDLVPASLLDNITIYKTYTPDKPADAAAGIVELKTRSVPDSAALSITIQSGYNTNIGPGGSVNSFYNSDPGFFGQKVKNAGLSQDFVNLGKQYPNGYGNLQAALAASPGDPALKAEATRVNNIMHSFDPVLTTRYAPGKLNQIYSATYGNSFTLFHKHKLGVIAGVNYYERETDIHGGDLTQWSIYQGVLTGNGQVNSTRIIPNYITPNNLNLGKYISYKENTGTQTLNYGFLGGLTYRFNALNEISLQYLGSRGADVQASNLYGYYEYTGLPGTVENIVYSLKRSYRTLNTFNLQGEHKFWKGEYAPRLSYNGATSTSSQDDPDYRFVNLAVYHPIGSGSITGPNTSPGSAGDPIGTPVYYSLVSGYVNGYGPYGIIQADPNGRRYRRLHETNYNYKADLALPFRMLGNHQEFKLGGNYLHRDRTFTENVLSLPGSNFSSTGNLALYAVHGDLDHLVGYDQIGVKMPASATGEGQPAVGGFLYNAQKSPNNYKGFYETRAFYGMLDLKLRENLRLTGGARFEMNDIEAAVDTSGVFLDPSLTAPSKDGNAVKLVFTEPNSVYKTKYKPYYSLNLTYTLKQDMNFRLGYSTTVARPELRELTNVFEFDPFQFALVVGNPKLVNQSTTNYDFRWEWFPGTGEVISVSAFYKQIDHQLTKVYSENSQGVDARYPEFPAVKFENDPNQGHVYGLELEAVKDLGKLYDPFRHFFLGANLLLAQSDIKKSAERLAASRAIDRRSPSNSPLFEQAPYSLNAFLNYNNPKTRTDINVSFNEVGERLIQINLSGEPDLYSRPMPVLDLVFSQYLTRRLQLKGYAKNILDQPYQEVYANPGTGGKYYGKSYIRRSYRRGSELMLGLTYNIF, via the coding sequence ATGCGCATTTCCTGCTATGTGGCCGCCCTCAGCATGCTGGCCACAAACCTGATGGCGAGTGAGCCCAGCAAGGGGCAAAGTATCCGGGACATCCGCTTGTCCGTGAGTATGCAGCACCAGCCTTTGCGCAACGTGCTCACCCGGATCGCCACGCAGTCTGAAGTAAAGATCTACTTCAATGACCAGCTGGTAGACAAACACGATGACGTAAGCGTGACCGCCCGGAACGAGCCACTGATGGACGTCCTGGACCATGTACTGCAACCGCAGGGCATGATGGCCCAGGTGTTTGAGAACAACCGCATTATTGTCAGTGCGGTGCCACAGCCCGTGAGCGGCAGTGTAAAGGACGCCCACAAGGCCGCCCTGCCGGGGGTGGGCATCCACATTAAAGGCAGCGCCCAGGGTACTATCACAGACGCCAATGGTAACTTCACACTTAACATTTCCGAGGAAGGCGCCACCCTGGTGATCTCCTACATTGGTTTTGTAAGCCAGGAGATCAAAGTAATGCCCGGCCAGCACCTGCAGATCGTGCTGAAGGAAAGCCGCACCCAGCTCAATGAAGTACAGGTACAGGCCCGCAAACGCACCAACACGGATGCCGCAGTGCTGCTGGAACGGAAGGCCTCTGCCGTGGTGCAGGACGCCATCTCCGCTGCCAGCATTGAAAAAACGGCCAGCATTACCACCACCCAGGCATTGCAGCGCGTGAGCGGTGTAACCATTACGGATGATAAATACGTGGCCATCCGTGGTCTCGGCGACCGCTCTGTGATAGGCCAGCTGAACGGGGTACGCCTCGCTTCTTCTGACCCCGACCGCAGCGCCATTCCACTGGACCTGGTGCCCGCATCCCTGCTGGATAATATCACCATTTACAAAACTTATACACCGGATAAACCGGCCGACGCCGCCGCCGGCATCGTGGAGCTGAAAACCAGGTCTGTGCCGGATTCCGCAGCATTAAGCATCACCATACAAAGCGGTTACAATACCAACATCGGCCCCGGTGGCAGCGTAAATAGTTTTTACAACTCCGACCCCGGTTTCTTCGGCCAGAAAGTAAAGAACGCCGGCCTTTCACAGGACTTTGTAAACCTGGGCAAACAATACCCCAATGGTTATGGCAACCTGCAAGCCGCGCTGGCAGCCAGTCCTGGCGACCCCGCCCTGAAAGCCGAAGCCACCCGTGTAAATAATATCATGCACAGTTTTGATCCCGTGCTCACTACCCGTTACGCACCGGGTAAACTGAACCAGATCTACTCCGCTACTTATGGCAACAGCTTTACATTGTTCCATAAACACAAGCTGGGCGTGATCGCTGGTGTGAACTATTACGAGCGGGAAACAGACATTCACGGCGGCGACCTTACGCAATGGAGCATTTACCAGGGTGTACTTACCGGTAATGGACAAGTGAACAGTACGCGCATTATTCCTAACTACATTACACCCAATAACCTGAACCTGGGTAAATATATTTCCTACAAGGAGAACACCGGCACGCAAACGCTCAACTATGGCTTCCTGGGCGGCCTCACTTACCGCTTCAATGCGCTGAACGAGATCAGTCTCCAGTACCTGGGCAGCCGCGGTGCAGATGTGCAGGCAAGCAACCTGTATGGTTATTACGAATATACCGGCCTGCCTGGTACGGTGGAGAACATCGTGTACTCCCTGAAACGCAGCTACCGCACACTGAATACATTCAACCTCCAGGGCGAGCACAAGTTCTGGAAAGGGGAATACGCACCCCGCCTGAGTTACAACGGCGCTACTTCCACCTCCAGCCAGGATGACCCGGACTACCGTTTTGTAAACCTGGCAGTGTACCACCCCATCGGTAGCGGCTCCATTACGGGTCCCAACACTTCACCCGGCAGCGCCGGAGACCCCATCGGCACCCCGGTGTATTACTCCCTGGTATCCGGTTATGTGAATGGTTACGGCCCGTACGGCATTATCCAGGCCGATCCCAATGGCCGCCGCTATCGCCGCCTGCACGAGACGAACTATAACTACAAGGCTGACCTGGCCCTGCCTTTCCGCATGCTGGGCAACCACCAGGAATTTAAACTGGGCGGCAACTACCTGCACCGCGACCGCACCTTCACAGAAAACGTGCTGTCGCTCCCCGGCTCCAACTTCTCCTCCACCGGCAACCTGGCCCTGTACGCCGTGCATGGTGACCTGGACCACCTGGTAGGTTATGACCAGATAGGCGTAAAAATGCCTGCCAGTGCCACAGGCGAAGGACAACCCGCCGTGGGTGGTTTCCTCTATAATGCACAGAAATCGCCGAACAATTACAAAGGTTTTTATGAGACCCGTGCCTTCTACGGCATGCTGGACCTGAAGCTGCGCGAGAACCTGCGCCTTACCGGTGGTGCCCGTTTTGAGATGAATGATATTGAAGCTGCCGTGGATACTTCCGGCGTGTTCCTCGATCCTTCCCTCACGGCGCCCAGCAAGGATGGCAACGCGGTGAAGCTGGTCTTCACCGAGCCCAATTCCGTTTACAAAACAAAGTATAAGCCCTACTATTCCCTAAACCTGACCTACACCCTCAAACAGGACATGAACTTCCGCCTGGGCTACAGCACCACGGTGGCAAGACCGGAACTGCGCGAGCTGACCAACGTGTTTGAATTTGACCCCTTCCAGTTTGCCCTGGTAGTGGGCAATCCCAAGCTGGTGAACCAGTCTACAACGAACTATGATTTCCGTTGGGAATGGTTCCCCGGTACGGGAGAAGTGATCTCCGTTTCCGCCTTTTACAAACAGATCGATCACCAGCTGACCAAGGTGTATTCTGAAAACTCACAGGGCGTGGATGCCCGCTACCCGGAGTTCCCGGCGGTGAAGTTTGAAAATGATCCCAACCAGGGCCACGTATATGGCCTGGAGCTGGAAGCCGTGAAAGACCTGGGCAAGCTGTACGACCCGTTCCGCCACTTCTTCCTGGGTGCTAACCTGCTGCTGGCGCAGAGCGACATCAAGAAATCGGCGGAAAGGCTGGCCGCCTCCCGCGCCATTGACCGCCGCTCGCCTTCTAACAGCCCGCTGTTTGAACAGGCGCCCTATTCCCTCAATGCGTTCCTGAACTATAACAACCCTAAAACACGTACAGACATCAACGTTAGTTTCAACGAAGTGGGTGAGCGCCTCATCCAGATCAACCTGAGCGGGGAGCCGGACCTCTACAGCCGTCCCATGCCCGTGCTGGACCTGGTGTTCAGCCAGTACCTGACCAGGCGTTTGCAACTGAAAGGCTATGCCAAGAACATCCTGGACCAGCCCTACCAGGAAGTGTACGCCAACCCCGGTACCGGCGGTAAGTATTACGGCAAATCGTATATCCGCCGCAGTTACCGCCGCGGATCAGAACTGATGCTGGGCCTCACCTACAATATTTTTTAA
- a CDS encoding FecR family protein: MQTHERATAVISKYLKGQATTEEKEWLEQWFLEMGNAAHLELGPQTTAGQHKLQERIYDNIQHTILAQQQQQPGRKLHPLRWWALGAAASIALLIVANWYWQRPAPPATVAMRTVSTHTGQLSELVLPDSTVVWLNANSRLHFPATFGDMRQVELEGEAYFDVHPDPQHPFLIRSGAFCTRVLGTAFSIRSYAVSHSFRVTVSSGKVGVYNPADSTQMILLTANEQLNSEQDALQPNVRHIEAGSYTAWKTGALRFDKERLDEVVQALENRYGQHFIISDGQLAALPVSGAFDKQDKLENVMKILARVYHLHFTPTANGDIAIH; encoded by the coding sequence ATGCAAACACACGAACGGGCCACCGCCGTAATATCGAAGTATTTAAAGGGACAAGCTACCACCGAAGAAAAAGAATGGCTGGAACAATGGTTCCTGGAAATGGGCAACGCCGCCCACCTGGAACTGGGCCCGCAAACCACAGCCGGCCAGCACAAACTACAGGAACGCATATACGATAACATCCAGCATACCATACTAGCACAACAACAACAACAACCGGGGCGCAAGCTCCACCCACTGCGTTGGTGGGCGTTGGGTGCGGCTGCCAGCATTGCGCTACTGATCGTGGCAAACTGGTACTGGCAGCGCCCCGCGCCCCCGGCCACGGTGGCCATGCGCACGGTAAGCACCCACACCGGCCAGCTCAGTGAACTGGTACTGCCTGATAGTACGGTGGTATGGCTGAATGCCAACAGCCGCCTGCATTTCCCCGCCACCTTCGGCGATATGCGCCAGGTAGAACTGGAAGGCGAAGCTTATTTTGATGTACACCCCGACCCGCAACATCCCTTCCTCATCCGTAGTGGCGCCTTTTGTACCAGGGTATTGGGCACGGCCTTCAGCATCCGCAGCTATGCGGTCTCCCACAGTTTCCGGGTGACGGTAAGCAGCGGTAAGGTAGGCGTGTACAACCCGGCAGACAGTACGCAGATGATCTTGCTGACGGCCAATGAACAACTGAACAGTGAGCAGGACGCCCTGCAACCCAATGTGCGGCACATTGAAGCGGGCAGCTATACCGCATGGAAGACCGGTGCATTGCGCTTTGACAAGGAAAGACTGGACGAAGTGGTGCAGGCCCTGGAAAACCGTTATGGGCAACACTTTATTATCTCTGATGGCCAACTGGCAGCCCTGCCGGTGAGCGGTGCATTTGACAAACAGGATAAACTGGAGAATGTAATGAAGATCCTGGCCCGCGTATACCATCTTCATTTCACACCTACTGCAAACGGCGATATCGCGATTCACTAA
- the dcp gene encoding peptidyl-dipeptidase Dcp → MRITTISTLPALALLALATACNSGGPKKGGEPAADSTANPFFQASTLPLQAPDFTKIRTADYKPALEAGMKQQQAEVAKIADNTDAPTFENTLVALEKTGALLNRTYMVFAGVLGANSNDTLQQIQEAIAPEMAANHDAIFLNTKLYQRVKTLYDKKDSLKLEGEDKALLEYYHLQFELAGAALSDSAREALKKLNQEEAGLMAKFTTKIQHANKAGALVVSDTALLNGLSTGEIKAAAENAKNAKQDGKWLIPLQNTTQQPFLASLTNRNTRQQLFENAYNRAEKGDSNDTRALISRLAEIRVAQSQIMGYKNYAAWKLRDQMARTPEAVTSFLAKLIPPAVARANAEAKEIQAVIDQQKGGFQLTPWDWNFYSAQVRKAKYDLDENAIKPYFELNKVLTDGVFYAANQLYGLTFKERKDLPVYNPDVRVFDVFDKDGKQLALFYCDYYKRDNKDGGAWMNEFVTQSKLLGQQPVVYNVCNFPKPAAGEPALISWDAVTTMFHEFGHALHGFFADQKYPSLASPNTARDFVEFPSQFNEHWASDPKVFAHYAVHYQTGAPMPQELVDKIKKAATFNEGYAFTEILAADVIDMKWHTLTAKEGKQDVDKLEALALQENKINLPAVPPRYRSSYFLHIWQNGYAAGYYAYAWTEMLDDDAFSWFQEHGGLTRENGQRFRDMILSRGNTIPYDEMFKAFRGHEPDIKPMLKHRGLN, encoded by the coding sequence ATGCGCATTACAACAATTTCTACGCTGCCTGCCCTGGCCTTACTGGCGCTGGCAACGGCCTGCAACAGCGGTGGCCCCAAAAAAGGAGGGGAGCCTGCTGCCGATTCCACCGCCAACCCATTCTTCCAGGCCAGTACCCTGCCTTTGCAGGCGCCTGATTTCACGAAGATCAGGACGGCTGATTACAAGCCTGCGCTGGAAGCAGGGATGAAACAGCAACAGGCAGAAGTGGCCAAAATTGCCGATAACACGGACGCACCCACATTTGAGAATACGCTGGTGGCATTGGAGAAGACCGGCGCTTTGCTCAACCGTACTTACATGGTCTTTGCCGGTGTGCTGGGAGCTAATTCCAATGATACGCTGCAACAGATACAGGAAGCGATTGCCCCGGAAATGGCGGCCAACCATGATGCCATTTTCCTCAATACCAAATTGTACCAGCGCGTAAAAACATTGTATGATAAAAAAGATTCCCTGAAGCTGGAAGGGGAAGACAAAGCCCTGCTGGAATACTATCACCTGCAGTTTGAACTGGCCGGCGCCGCGCTCAGTGACTCCGCCCGCGAGGCCCTGAAAAAGCTGAACCAGGAAGAAGCCGGGCTGATGGCCAAATTCACGACGAAGATCCAGCATGCCAACAAGGCCGGCGCCCTGGTAGTAAGTGATACGGCCTTACTCAACGGCCTTTCCACGGGAGAAATAAAAGCAGCCGCGGAAAATGCAAAGAATGCCAAGCAGGATGGCAAGTGGCTAATACCCCTGCAGAACACCACGCAGCAGCCTTTCCTGGCATCACTGACCAATCGCAACACCCGCCAGCAGTTGTTTGAAAACGCCTACAACCGTGCGGAGAAAGGCGACAGCAATGATACCCGCGCGCTCATTTCCCGCCTGGCAGAGATCCGCGTAGCCCAGTCACAGATCATGGGTTATAAGAACTATGCGGCCTGGAAACTGCGCGACCAGATGGCCCGCACCCCGGAAGCCGTAACCAGCTTCCTGGCCAAACTGATACCGCCTGCCGTGGCCAGGGCCAATGCGGAAGCTAAGGAAATACAAGCTGTGATAGACCAGCAGAAAGGGGGCTTCCAACTAACGCCGTGGGACTGGAACTTCTATTCCGCACAGGTGCGCAAAGCAAAATATGATCTCGATGAAAATGCCATCAAGCCTTACTTTGAGTTGAACAAAGTACTTACTGATGGGGTGTTCTACGCCGCCAATCAACTTTATGGCCTCACCTTCAAAGAGCGCAAGGACCTGCCCGTGTACAACCCCGATGTGCGTGTGTTTGACGTGTTCGATAAGGATGGCAAACAACTGGCCTTGTTCTATTGTGATTATTACAAACGCGATAATAAAGATGGGGGTGCATGGATGAATGAATTTGTGACCCAGTCCAAATTACTGGGCCAGCAACCCGTGGTGTATAACGTGTGCAACTTCCCCAAACCCGCTGCCGGCGAGCCAGCCCTCATCAGCTGGGATGCGGTGACCACTATGTTCCATGAATTTGGCCACGCCCTGCATGGCTTCTTTGCGGATCAAAAATATCCTTCCCTGGCCAGCCCTAATACTGCGCGCGACTTCGTGGAATTTCCCTCCCAGTTCAATGAGCACTGGGCTTCTGATCCGAAGGTATTTGCGCATTACGCCGTGCATTACCAGACCGGCGCGCCCATGCCGCAGGAGCTGGTAGACAAGATCAAAAAGGCCGCTACTTTCAACGAAGGTTATGCCTTCACCGAAATACTGGCTGCTGATGTAATAGACATGAAATGGCACACGCTCACAGCTAAAGAGGGTAAGCAGGACGTGGATAAGCTGGAAGCCCTGGCCCTGCAGGAAAACAAGATCAACCTGCCTGCGGTGCCGCCCCGCTACCGCTCCAGCTACTTCCTGCATATCTGGCAAAACGGCTATGCCGCCGGTTATTATGCCTACGCCTGGACGGAAATGCTGGACGACGACGCTTTCTCCTGGTTCCAGGAACATGGCGGCCTTACCCGTGAGAATGGACAGCGCTTCCGCGATATGATCCTCTCCCGCGGCAATACCATTCCTTACGATGAAATGTTCAAAGCTTTCCGCGGCCATGAGCCGGACATAAAGCCGATGCTGAAGCACAGGGGATTGAATTAA
- a CDS encoding response regulator: MKKILIIERNTGSIQISQQLLVDEGYAVLILSSAIKLLKYEFEQPDIIIINSRLFNMTSAEICHHLQLRDSLRHVPVILAYNIGDEARLPEHCEVAAILEKPFLSEDLLMLVKRFIG; this comes from the coding sequence ATGAAAAAGATCCTGATCATTGAACGCAATACCGGGAGCATCCAGATCAGCCAGCAGTTGCTGGTAGATGAAGGATATGCTGTGCTGATATTGTCGTCTGCCATCAAGCTGCTGAAGTATGAATTTGAACAACCCGATATTATCATCATCAACAGCCGCCTGTTTAACATGACATCTGCAGAGATCTGCCACCACCTGCAATTGCGGGACAGCCTGCGCCATGTGCCGGTGATCCTGGCCTATAACATTGGCGACGAAGCACGCCTCCCTGAACACTGTGAGGTGGCTGCCATCCTGGAAAAGCCCTTCCTCAGCGAAGACCTCCTGATGCTGGTAAAACGCTTCATCGGGTAA